The following proteins are co-located in the Paludibaculum fermentans genome:
- a CDS encoding YeeE/YedE thiosulfate transporter family protein gives MTESAPRLLLGLFTGFLFGFFLQKGHVAKFRVIAGQFLLRDFTVLKTMLTAIVVGGIGVYALKAMGLATLHVKPAQLVAVTIGGLVFGVGMVLLGYCPGTGVAAAAEGQRDALFGILGMILGSAVFAEFYGIISTSIMKWYDLGPVTIPDLLGVPTWTVLAALTVAALALFHQLDRSR, from the coding sequence TTGACTGAATCCGCGCCACGGCTGCTGCTGGGGCTGTTCACCGGCTTCCTCTTCGGTTTCTTCCTCCAGAAGGGCCACGTCGCCAAGTTCCGCGTCATCGCCGGACAGTTCCTGCTGCGCGACTTCACCGTACTGAAGACGATGCTCACCGCCATAGTCGTGGGCGGCATCGGGGTCTACGCCCTCAAGGCAATGGGCCTGGCAACCCTCCACGTAAAGCCGGCGCAACTCGTGGCAGTCACCATCGGCGGACTCGTGTTTGGAGTGGGGATGGTCCTGCTCGGCTACTGTCCGGGCACGGGCGTGGCCGCCGCCGCCGAAGGGCAGCGGGATGCCCTGTTTGGCATTCTCGGGATGATCCTGGGCTCCGCCGTCTTCGCTGAGTTCTACGGAATCATCTCCACTTCCATCATGAAGTGGTACGATCTGGGCCCCGTAACAATACCGGACCTGCTGGGCGTGCCCACCTGGACGGTGCTCGCGGCATTGACCGTCGCCGCCCTGGCGCTGTTCCACCAGTTGGACCGATCGCGGTAG
- the msrA gene encoding peptide-methionine (S)-S-oxide reductase MsrA: MAIKPILSRLPALLFATLAGGGAMVTAATGNFPDPVVDAKPAQGKQTAVLAGGCFWCTEAVFEMVEGVDDVISGYAGGTKDTAKYDIVSTGRTGHAESILITFEPAKISYGQLLKIFFSVAHDPTSLNRQGADIGTQYRSAIFYANEEQKHVAEAYIKQLNDAQALKKPIVTQVVPLDKFYTAENYHQNYATLNHENPYIVNVSDPKVEKLKKMYPGCVRKRK; this comes from the coding sequence ATGGCGATCAAACCGATCCTCAGCCGGCTTCCGGCTCTCCTTTTCGCGACGCTCGCAGGCGGTGGTGCAATGGTAACCGCGGCGACCGGCAATTTCCCTGATCCCGTGGTGGACGCCAAGCCCGCCCAGGGCAAGCAGACCGCGGTGCTGGCCGGCGGCTGCTTCTGGTGTACCGAGGCGGTGTTCGAGATGGTGGAAGGCGTGGACGACGTGATCTCCGGGTACGCCGGCGGCACGAAGGACACAGCCAAGTACGACATCGTCTCCACGGGCCGCACCGGCCACGCCGAGTCGATTCTCATCACGTTCGAACCGGCGAAGATCTCGTACGGCCAGTTGCTGAAGATCTTCTTCAGCGTGGCGCACGATCCCACTTCGCTCAACCGGCAGGGCGCCGATATCGGCACTCAGTACCGCAGCGCCATCTTCTACGCCAACGAAGAGCAGAAGCACGTGGCGGAGGCCTATATCAAGCAACTCAACGACGCGCAGGCGCTGAAGAAGCCTATCGTGACGCAGGTTGTGCCGCTGGACAAGTTCTACACGGCCGAGAACTACCACCAGAACTACGCGACGCTGAACCACGAGAACCCGTACATCGTGAACGTCTCCGACCCGAAGGTGGAGAAGCTCAAGAAGATGTACCCGGGCTGCGTGCGCAAGCGGAAGTAA
- a CDS encoding glycoside hydrolase family 2 protein — translation MEGLRSGYLAAILTALAVAPCAAAAEPARQQLDLNGTWQFRLDPANSGLQEKWFAAPDPFPEKIAVPGAWQAQGFGNASPQLRHSFEGTAWYRRTVNVPANWAGQRTVLRLGGAHRRVTLFVNGVELGGHDGFSAPFEFDISSALRPGGDNSIVLRIENPPVAIEASPDLQKPLMPTGMLNYIGNWGGIFGSVELASEPRLRLSSVLVTSDVSRRRVSFRIRVDAPGQARPLTVRVTVPGAPAATQPVPSSAAEPEAVVDIDAARLPLWSPDSPELLTASIQLLDQNRAIDRLEQRFGYREVTTSGGTILLNGKPLYLRGYGDDNVEVLTGFPPSSKAIFLERLKLSRSFGFNAVRFHSMTPPAAYFEAADEVGMLVMAELPAAYTQYFFAHRDFLKRELNSVLLAYRNHPSLLSLAFGNEFNLEWLKTEPERAEFLASIADFYKSAKQLAPATLILSNDGLDMRPSDMVSIYHGAPGDRPTVRHEFGQYYCSLPDISLKQQFTGVLLPTWLDAKSKWVADNHLEAIYPAYVHNSQRLQQLGRKYQIEKVRLNGGVSGYHYWLIVDYPGGTGEGDSWEEGWFDYFWKPKGITPEEGRALNTPVLLMLDAGVDNRTLWAGEPKQVGIQVSNYGAEAVHDGRLTWELRDGSQRIAGAALSGVEAELGKVSKLGSILLDAGAASAARKLELRITLDTRHGEYTNTWQFWAYPKPSRAAAPAVPVVSNLRLAALNRQYPWLQSGSSKLTPESLLITEDLDAAALAHLNAGGRVWLMLRQTLDRRGVEFFPASGGAAGTMIQEHPALSGFPHDGLADLQFYNLINGAFPLPIDNWPARIQPFVGGIRTTSSFLSKTKNLSRMAYAVEGKVGPGRLLVTTLRLREHFDEAYPEAIALFDSLLRYTTGPQFDPKETIPDSGIRRLTVD, via the coding sequence ATGGAAGGTCTTCGTTCCGGATATCTGGCCGCGATTCTGACAGCCTTGGCCGTGGCTCCCTGCGCGGCGGCCGCCGAGCCGGCCCGGCAGCAGTTGGACCTGAATGGAACCTGGCAGTTCCGGCTCGACCCGGCCAACTCCGGTCTGCAGGAAAAGTGGTTTGCCGCCCCGGATCCGTTCCCTGAAAAGATCGCCGTACCCGGCGCCTGGCAGGCCCAGGGCTTCGGCAACGCCTCTCCGCAGTTGCGCCACAGCTTCGAAGGAACCGCCTGGTACCGCCGCACCGTGAACGTCCCCGCCAACTGGGCCGGCCAGCGGACCGTCCTGCGCCTGGGCGGCGCTCATCGCCGGGTGACGCTCTTCGTCAACGGTGTGGAACTCGGCGGCCACGACGGCTTCAGCGCGCCGTTCGAGTTCGACATCAGCAGCGCCCTCCGTCCCGGCGGCGACAACTCCATCGTGCTGAGGATCGAGAATCCGCCCGTCGCCATTGAGGCCTCACCCGACCTCCAGAAGCCGCTGATGCCCACGGGCATGCTGAACTACATCGGCAACTGGGGCGGCATCTTCGGCTCTGTCGAACTCGCGTCGGAACCGCGCCTCCGCCTCTCGTCGGTTCTCGTCACCTCCGACGTAAGCCGCCGCCGCGTGTCGTTCCGGATCCGCGTGGACGCCCCCGGCCAGGCCAGGCCGCTCACCGTCAGGGTGACGGTGCCTGGTGCGCCGGCAGCCACCCAACCCGTCCCCTCATCCGCAGCGGAGCCGGAGGCGGTGGTCGACATCGATGCCGCGCGGCTCCCCTTGTGGTCCCCCGACAGTCCAGAGCTGCTCACCGCCTCGATTCAACTGCTGGACCAAAACCGCGCCATCGATCGCCTGGAGCAGCGCTTCGGCTACCGGGAAGTGACCACCAGCGGCGGCACAATCCTGCTAAATGGAAAGCCGCTCTATCTGCGCGGTTACGGCGATGACAACGTCGAAGTGCTCACCGGCTTTCCGCCTTCTTCGAAGGCCATCTTCCTGGAGCGCCTGAAGCTCTCCAGGAGTTTCGGCTTCAACGCCGTCCGGTTCCATTCCATGACGCCGCCGGCCGCCTATTTCGAGGCCGCCGACGAGGTAGGCATGCTGGTCATGGCCGAACTGCCCGCCGCGTACACGCAATACTTCTTCGCGCATCGCGACTTCCTCAAACGCGAATTGAACAGCGTACTGCTGGCCTACCGCAACCATCCCTCCCTGCTCAGCCTGGCCTTCGGCAACGAATTCAACCTCGAATGGCTCAAAACCGAACCCGAGCGCGCGGAGTTCCTTGCCTCCATCGCCGATTTCTACAAGTCGGCCAAGCAACTGGCCCCCGCCACTCTCATCCTTTCCAACGACGGCCTGGACATGCGCCCCTCCGACATGGTCAGCATCTACCATGGCGCGCCGGGCGACCGGCCCACCGTGCGCCACGAGTTCGGGCAATACTACTGCTCCCTGCCGGATATCAGCCTGAAGCAGCAGTTCACCGGAGTCCTGCTGCCCACATGGCTCGACGCCAAGTCGAAGTGGGTGGCGGACAACCACCTGGAAGCCATCTACCCCGCCTACGTGCACAACTCCCAGCGCTTGCAGCAGTTGGGCCGCAAATACCAGATCGAAAAGGTGCGCCTGAATGGCGGCGTCAGCGGCTACCACTACTGGCTGATCGTCGACTACCCGGGCGGTACCGGCGAAGGCGACTCCTGGGAGGAGGGTTGGTTCGATTACTTCTGGAAACCCAAGGGCATCACCCCGGAAGAGGGCCGCGCGCTGAACACGCCCGTCCTGCTCATGCTGGATGCCGGCGTCGACAACCGTACGCTGTGGGCGGGCGAACCGAAGCAGGTGGGCATTCAGGTGTCGAACTATGGCGCGGAGGCCGTGCACGATGGCCGCCTCACCTGGGAACTGCGCGACGGCAGCCAGCGCATCGCGGGCGCCGCGCTCTCCGGCGTGGAGGCGGAACTCGGCAAGGTGTCGAAACTCGGTTCCATCCTGCTCGACGCCGGCGCCGCCTCGGCCGCGAGAAAGCTGGAATTGCGAATCACCCTCGACACCCGCCACGGCGAGTACACGAACACCTGGCAATTCTGGGCCTACCCCAAGCCCAGCCGGGCGGCCGCGCCGGCAGTCCCCGTGGTCTCGAACCTCCGCCTGGCCGCGCTCAACCGCCAGTATCCGTGGCTGCAGTCCGGATCCTCAAAGCTCACACCGGAGAGCCTGCTGATCACAGAGGATCTGGACGCCGCGGCCCTGGCCCATCTCAACGCCGGCGGCCGCGTGTGGCTGATGCTGCGGCAGACGCTGGATCGACGCGGCGTGGAGTTCTTTCCCGCCTCCGGCGGCGCGGCGGGCACCATGATTCAGGAACACCCGGCCCTCTCCGGCTTCCCTCACGACGGACTGGCCGATCTGCAGTTCTACAATCTGATCAACGGGGCGTTCCCCCTGCCCATCGACAACTGGCCGGCGCGGATCCAGCCCTTCGTGGGCGGCATCCGGACCACGTCGTCATTCCTGAGCAAAACCAAGAACCTCTCCCGCATGGCGTATGCGGTGGAAGGCAAAGTGGGGCCGGGCCGCCTGCTGGTCACCACCCTGCGGCTGCGCGAGCACTTCGACGAGGCCTATCCGGAAGCAATTGCGCTCTTCGATTCGCTGCTGCGCTACACCACCGGCCCGCAGTTCGACCCGAAGGAAACGATCCCGGATTCCGGCATCCGCCGGTTGACGGTCGATTAA